One genomic window of Ruminococcus gauvreauii includes the following:
- a CDS encoding plasmid mobilization protein, with product MEKNLDSKGRWRNKTVAFRVSPEEAEQIDACVRLSGLSKQDYITKRLTCREIVVQGNPRVYKALRNQMAEIYGELKRLEKCSEENEELLSILRLVAETLNGLKGENE from the coding sequence ATGGAGAAGAACTTGGACAGTAAAGGAAGATGGAGAAACAAGACGGTAGCATTCCGGGTATCACCAGAAGAAGCAGAGCAGATTGATGCATGTGTCCGATTGTCAGGACTCAGCAAACAGGACTATATCACAAAACGATTAACCTGTCGTGAAATCGTAGTACAGGGAAATCCAAGAGTGTATAAAGCATTGCGAAATCAGATGGCAGAGATTTATGGCGAATTGAAACGTCTGGAAAAATGCAGTGAGGAAAATGAAGAGTTGCTGAGTATCTTGAGACTGGTCGCAGAGACGTTGAACGGATTGAAAGGGGAAAATGAATGA
- a CDS encoding recombinase family protein: protein MARRSRKNSVAEIKQKSKMYRAAAYMRLSVVKENIPSDSIENQLRIIEDFVLLQDDIQLEDYYIDINASGTTFNRHEFQRMLQDIADEKINCVIVKDLSRFGREHIDVGFYLEKYFPVKGVRFISINENWDSVDGVTNKNNLKMKGAPIPLTNLMNEAFVKDIRQKTQSSIDLCIKQGGFVAPRAPFGYQKHQIIAISSL, encoded by the coding sequence ATGGCCAGGAGAAGCAGAAAGAATAGTGTTGCAGAGATTAAACAAAAATCTAAGATGTATCGGGCGGCAGCCTATATGCGGCTTTCCGTGGTAAAAGAAAATATTCCATCAGATTCTATTGAAAATCAGTTAAGAATCATTGAGGATTTTGTTTTACTGCAAGATGATATTCAACTAGAGGATTATTATATTGACATAAATGCCAGCGGCACGACTTTTAACCGCCATGAATTTCAGCGTATGCTTCAGGATATCGCTGATGAAAAGATCAATTGTGTAATTGTTAAAGACTTGTCTCGGTTTGGTAGGGAACATATCGATGTCGGATTCTATCTTGAAAAATACTTTCCAGTAAAGGGTGTCAGATTTATTTCCATTAATGAAAATTGGGATAGTGTTGACGGAGTAACAAACAAGAACAATCTAAAAATGAAAGGGGCTCCTATTCCCCTGACTAATTTGATGAATGAGGCATTTGTAAAAGACATTCGTCAGAAAACACAAAGCAGTATAGATCTTTGCATTAAGCAAGGCGGATTTGTTGCTCCGAGAGCGCCGTTCGGTTATCAAAAGCACCAGATAATTGCCATCAGCTCATTGTAG
- a CDS encoding recombinase family protein, which translates to MVRRIFDMAVRQMGLTKIVRTLNQEKIFTPISYAIANGLKGNYDKGNGLWNTRSVKKTLTNITYTGILVQGKENILIENTHEAIVSKIVFDKVQCLLSGKPHRLETTVKSSIEDNPLKGKVICGNCGGKLQRKRGARNADWYFFTCITKNRMGVEHCSGMYVREKAVIDAVCAELSNRICSWEDEADKRSKEQLESKLQIDCLERDLETQNKEHQKIYEDMVLGKINTTEYNDLKSVLPNLKSELLKKRQQLEQIEIKVRIRQQFCNVEAGECDLKDVITRYLSTVKVYDDKQIVVEFCI; encoded by the coding sequence GTGGTACGACGCATATTTGACATGGCTGTTAGGCAAATGGGATTAACTAAAATTGTCCGTACACTCAATCAAGAGAAAATATTCACACCGATTAGCTACGCGATAGCAAATGGATTGAAAGGAAATTATGATAAGGGGAACGGTCTTTGGAATACCAGAAGCGTCAAGAAAACTCTAACCAACATCACTTACACTGGCATATTGGTTCAGGGTAAAGAAAACATTCTTATAGAAAATACTCATGAAGCGATTGTGAGTAAAATTGTTTTTGATAAGGTTCAGTGTTTGCTTTCTGGTAAGCCGCATAGACTGGAAACTACAGTAAAATCATCTATAGAGGATAATCCGTTAAAAGGTAAGGTTATCTGCGGAAATTGTGGTGGCAAGCTCCAACGTAAACGTGGCGCTAGAAATGCCGATTGGTATTTCTTTACTTGCATTACGAAAAACCGTATGGGTGTGGAACATTGTTCAGGGATGTATGTCAGGGAAAAGGCGGTAATAGATGCGGTTTGTGCTGAATTATCCAACCGCATCTGTTCATGGGAGGACGAAGCGGACAAGCGCAGTAAAGAACAGCTTGAGTCAAAGCTGCAAATCGACTGTTTGGAAAGGGATTTAGAGACTCAAAATAAGGAGCACCAAAAAATTTATGAGGATATGGTTCTTGGTAAAATTAACACTACAGAATACAATGATTTAAAATCCGTGCTGCCTAATCTAAAATCTGAACTGCTGAAAAAGAGACAACAGCTTGAACAGATAGAGATTAAGGTGAGAATACGGCAACAATTCTGCAATGTGGAAGCTGGAGAATGCGATCTTAAAGATGTGATTACTCGTTATCTTTCGACCGTCAAGGTATATGATGACAAGCAAATTGTGGTGGAATTCTGCATCTGA
- a CDS encoding type I restriction-modification system subunit M, translating into MITGEIRNKIDRIWTDMWAGGITNPLTVIEQLTYLMFIRSLDEKDLEAEQFEAISGEKMPKIFPQDDEGQAMRWSKFKNRDPREIYEIVGQKVFPFIKAIGDNETEEQTAFSRYMKDAMFLFPEGKKQLLQKVVTALDELYEHDIKDKDMLGDLYEYMLGKLATAGQNGQFRTPKHIREMMVALVAPTPDDHICDPACGTAGFLVSSAEYIRKHFESDMTTEQWEHFAGKAFTGFDSDNTMLRISAMNLMLHSITNPDVDYRDSVSKQNEISSRYDVILANPPFTGTVDAESINDNLKAVCNTKKTELLFLALFIRMLKKGGRCACIVPDGVLFGTSKAHIAIRKELVENHHLRAVVSMPSGVFKPYAGVSTAVLVFTKTGAGGTDKVWFYDMKADGFSLDDKRSEITENDIPDILTRFTNLEGEADRARTEQSFFVNKEEIADNQYDLSINRYKEVVYEKVEYDAPSVILDRLATLNADIAAKTEELRGRINE; encoded by the coding sequence ATGATTACAGGAGAAATTCGCAACAAGATAGACAGAATTTGGACGGATATGTGGGCGGGAGGTATCACCAACCCGCTTACCGTTATTGAGCAACTTACATATTTAATGTTCATTCGTTCCTTGGACGAAAAGGATTTAGAGGCCGAGCAGTTTGAAGCCATCAGCGGCGAGAAAATGCCTAAGATTTTCCCACAGGATGACGAAGGACAGGCAATGCGTTGGAGCAAATTTAAAAACCGCGACCCTCGTGAAATCTATGAAATTGTTGGGCAAAAGGTGTTCCCCTTTATTAAAGCCATTGGCGATAATGAAACCGAAGAGCAAACTGCCTTTTCCCGTTACATGAAAGATGCCATGTTCCTGTTCCCCGAAGGGAAAAAACAGCTTTTACAGAAGGTTGTCACGGCATTGGACGAACTGTATGAGCATGATATAAAAGACAAGGATATGCTGGGCGACCTCTACGAGTATATGTTGGGTAAGCTGGCCACTGCCGGACAAAATGGGCAGTTTCGTACCCCCAAACACATTCGTGAAATGATGGTGGCACTGGTGGCTCCTACCCCCGATGACCATATCTGTGATCCTGCCTGCGGCACTGCGGGTTTCTTGGTGTCCTCTGCGGAATATATTCGTAAGCATTTTGAGAGCGATATGACTACCGAACAGTGGGAGCATTTTGCAGGCAAGGCTTTTACCGGTTTTGATTCCGACAATACCATGCTGCGTATTTCAGCAATGAACCTGATGCTCCACTCTATTACTAACCCTGATGTGGACTATCGGGACAGCGTATCCAAGCAAAATGAGATTTCCTCACGCTATGATGTGATTTTAGCCAATCCGCCCTTTACCGGCACGGTGGACGCGGAGAGTATCAACGACAATCTAAAAGCCGTTTGCAATACCAAAAAGACTGAACTGCTGTTTTTGGCGCTCTTTATCCGTATGCTGAAAAAAGGCGGTCGCTGTGCCTGTATCGTTCCCGATGGGGTGCTGTTTGGCACCTCTAAAGCGCATATTGCCATCCGTAAGGAGCTGGTGGAAAACCATCACCTGCGGGCGGTAGTGTCCATGCCCAGCGGTGTGTTTAAGCCCTATGCGGGGGTTTCCACCGCCGTTTTGGTATTTACCAAAACTGGGGCAGGCGGCACGGACAAGGTTTGGTTCTATGATATGAAGGCCGACGGTTTCTCCTTGGACGATAAGCGCAGCGAAATCACTGAAAACGATATTCCTGATATTCTCACCCGTTTTACAAACTTGGAGGGAGAGGCGGACAGAGCCAGAACCGAGCAGAGCTTTTTTGTGAATAAAGAGGAAATTGCAGACAATCAATATGATCTTTCCATCAACCGCTATAAAGAGGTGGTCTATGAGAAGGTAGAGTATGATGCGCCGTCTGTGATTTTAGATAGGCTTGCCACGCTGAACGCAGATATCGCCGCCAAAACCGAGGAGTTAAGGGGGCGGATTAATGAGTAA
- a CDS encoding restriction endonuclease subunit S: MSKWKMVRLGDVVEKPLSGEWGNEDKTGTGVPVLRTTNFTDEGIIDYTNVVYREISPKKFEKKALKYGDIIIEKSGGSDTKPVGRVVYYDGAPRQYIYNNFTASLRVNTDAVDNHYVFLFLFCYYKSGITARFQNKTTGIHNLRLNDFLDQVKIPLPPLDEQKRIAKNLDLASEIVKGYKEQLTELDKLLQSVFYEMFGDPVINEKGWDRKPLSKTTQIVTGNTPPRNCKDNYGHCIEWIKTDNITDALYVTQASEYLSERGAEIGRLVNADAILMACIAGSIRSIGRVAIANRTVAFNQQINAVIANEYDTLFLYWLFRMTPRYIQSTINMSLKGILSKGKLEKLVFIVPPLSLQAHFSSIATEIEAQKVQIQQALTEAENLLSSLMQKYFE, translated from the coding sequence ATGAGTAAATGGAAAATGGTAAGGCTGGGGGATGTTGTTGAAAAACCTCTGAGCGGCGAATGGGGAAATGAAGATAAAACTGGGACTGGAGTTCCTGTTTTACGCACAACTAACTTTACAGATGAAGGAATCATTGATTATACGAATGTTGTATATCGAGAAATTTCTCCAAAAAAATTTGAAAAAAAAGCACTTAAATATGGTGATATTATTATTGAAAAATCAGGGGGGAGTGATACAAAACCCGTCGGGCGAGTGGTTTATTATGATGGTGCTCCTAGACAGTATATTTATAATAATTTTACGGCATCCCTTAGAGTAAATACTGATGCTGTAGACAATCATTATGTATTTTTATTTCTGTTTTGTTACTACAAAAGTGGAATTACTGCTCGATTTCAAAACAAAACAACAGGAATCCACAATCTTAGACTAAATGATTTTTTAGACCAAGTTAAAATCCCCCTTCCGCCCTTAGACGAGCAAAAACGTATTGCCAAAAACCTTGATCTTGCCAGCGAAATAGTCAAAGGTTACAAGGAGCAACTTACCGAGTTGGACAAGCTACTGCAGTCGGTGTTTTATGAAATGTTTGGAGACCCGGTGATCAATGAAAAGGGGTGGGATAGAAAGCCATTGTCAAAAACGACTCAAATTGTTACCGGAAACACACCGCCACGCAACTGCAAAGATAACTATGGACATTGCATTGAATGGATTAAAACAGATAATATTACAGATGCATTATATGTTACTCAAGCATCCGAATATCTATCTGAGCGCGGCGCAGAAATTGGACGCCTTGTTAATGCAGATGCTATTTTAATGGCGTGCATTGCAGGAAGCATAAGAAGTATTGGTCGTGTAGCAATAGCAAATAGGACGGTGGCATTTAACCAACAAATAAATGCGGTTATTGCTAATGAGTATGACACACTTTTTTTGTATTGGCTATTTAGAATGACCCCAAGGTACATTCAAAGCACTATTAATATGAGTTTGAAAGGAATTTTATCAAAAGGAAAACTTGAAAAGCTTGTTTTTATTGTTCCTCCCCTCTCCCTACAAGCTCATTTTTCTTCTATTGCCACCGAAATCGAAGCCCAAAAAGTACAAATACAACAGGCACTAACTGAGGCAGAGAATCTGTTAAGCAGTTTAATGCAGAAATATTTCGAGTGA
- a CDS encoding DUF6602 domain-containing protein: MPDDITLVFDEYTEQLLFCKYFIANKLNHNAEMGRCGKKILISELRGRFQMLEFVTGFVVVRGIQSPQCDILVCRKTMHRRQLDGGLFLVNPRDCLMTIEVKGNLSTTEFRDTITKNQFFKKYTETEHIKLALFAYRTNIAKSTLFEYFGYKYKKITKAYERQDLQEQLLLDNFVCLHRNTPASDDRSKQFLFLKTAKSH; this comes from the coding sequence ATGCCAGACGATATCACCTTAGTGTTTGATGAGTATACCGAGCAACTCCTATTCTGTAAATATTTTATCGCGAATAAGCTAAACCATAATGCAGAAATGGGACGTTGTGGAAAAAAAATTCTAATCAGTGAATTGCGTGGCCGATTTCAGATGCTTGAGTTTGTCACTGGTTTTGTCGTTGTGCGGGGAATACAAAGCCCGCAATGTGATATTCTGGTTTGTAGAAAAACAATGCATCGCAGGCAGTTAGACGGGGGGCTGTTTCTTGTCAATCCAAGAGATTGTTTAATGACTATTGAAGTAAAAGGGAATTTATCCACAACAGAATTTAGAGACACAATTACTAAAAACCAATTTTTTAAGAAATATACAGAAACAGAGCACATTAAATTAGCACTTTTCGCATATCGGACTAATATTGCAAAGAGCACCTTGTTTGAATACTTTGGTTACAAATACAAAAAAATTACGAAAGCATATGAGAGGCAAGACCTACAAGAGCAACTTCTGTTAGATAACTTTGTTTGCTTACATAGAAATACTCCGGCTAGTGATGACCGGAGTAAACAATTCCTGTTTTTAAAGACGGCCAAGAGCCACTGA
- a CDS encoding DEAD/DEAH box helicase family protein — protein sequence MSNFSFLATQKEYTLFAAACIEAERVLSTSPAMAAVGARKALELGVKWVYSADSTMQTPYKDNLQSLIHEPTFRSALDHQTWGKLPFIIKLGNLAVHTEKQVSKSDAMLSLSGLFEFVQWIDYCYGANYEERKFSEALIPSEKILVNEKAIKEQQSIIAQKDEEIARLQAQIAAHSPQFMELKTTEMPQRNFTPDDLSEFATRKKYIDVDLKLLGWIFEGENKDCIEEYPVEDMAGVDGQLGFVDYVLLGKDGKPLAVVEAKRTSKDPNIGRQQCKLYADAIERKCKRRPLMFCTNGFETYFWDDQSYPQRLVSGLFSKSDLEKLINRRDERRELSSIVIDDRITDRYYQKEAIRAVCDNIATGHRKSLLVMATGTGKTRTASSLTDVLSRGGYITNILFLADRTALVKQAKNDFKNYLPDMSLCNLLSNKDDKNARIVFSTYPTILNAIDTAKTEDDQRLFTPAHFDLIIVDEAHRSIFKKYRAIFAYFDSLVVGLTATPKTDVDRNTYDFFEMEAGVPTYAYDYETAVQTDHVLVPFYNIEVTTKFLEEGIVYEELSDEDKRRYEEDFAEDDGGLPDFIPSPKLNEFVFNEHTVDMVLQDLMTKGIKVEGGDRIGKTIIFAQNKKHAQFILDRFDVLYPQYKGDFARRIVCEDTFAQTLIDDFKQPHKPPQIAVSVDMMDTGIDVPEVVNLVFFKKVRSKTKFWQMIGRGTRLCKSLSCMDSIDGAYSDKRRFYIFDYCQNFEFFRTNANGIEGRENQTLSEAIFAKQVRLIALLQEASFGDEKHGALRKELAQILCNQVATLNTELVSVRLQLGTVEKFKVLAVFEKISEQDKHDLIHRLAPLVYNEEQDEYAKRFDNFMYGLMLAACESASMFKKLKAQLCNLANDLAGRTAIPQVKAKLPLITTISTDEFWTNCDLLNLEQVRAELRGLIKFTIDEGSGQRTVYTDLTDVVLAAKEGESIGEAYTFEDYRLKVNRYIEQHKDATAIWKLRNNVKLTELDYQTLSDILTKELGNKDDYKKEFGDTPFGLLIRKIAKLEYEAAMQVFSGFINEQGLNQQQIVFVHKVVDYVVQNGYIENATELMKPPFDKPQSFIKLFAPPEQAKLVALVNLIKENALIA from the coding sequence ATGTCAAACTTCAGTTTTCTAGCAACTCAAAAAGAATACACCCTCTTTGCTGCTGCCTGCATAGAGGCCGAGCGAGTACTGTCAACCTCTCCCGCTATGGCGGCGGTAGGCGCGCGAAAAGCCTTGGAGCTTGGCGTTAAGTGGGTATACTCCGCCGACAGCACCATGCAGACGCCCTACAAGGACAATCTGCAATCTCTTATCCATGAGCCGACTTTCCGTTCTGCCCTCGATCATCAGACATGGGGCAAGCTGCCATTTATCATAAAGCTGGGAAATTTGGCGGTACATACCGAAAAACAGGTATCCAAAAGTGACGCCATGCTTTCGCTTTCCGGGCTGTTTGAGTTTGTCCAGTGGATTGACTATTGCTATGGTGCAAACTATGAGGAGCGAAAATTTTCCGAGGCACTTATTCCAAGTGAAAAAATTTTAGTAAATGAGAAGGCAATCAAAGAACAGCAGAGTATCATCGCCCAAAAGGATGAGGAAATTGCCCGCTTACAGGCACAGATTGCCGCACACTCCCCGCAGTTCATGGAACTTAAAACAACTGAAATGCCCCAGCGAAACTTTACGCCGGATGATCTTTCCGAGTTTGCCACACGCAAGAAATATATAGATGTAGATTTGAAGCTGTTGGGATGGATTTTCGAGGGTGAAAACAAGGATTGTATCGAGGAATATCCAGTAGAAGATATGGCAGGCGTGGACGGTCAGCTTGGCTTTGTGGATTATGTGCTCCTTGGCAAGGACGGGAAGCCCCTTGCGGTGGTGGAAGCCAAGCGCACCAGCAAAGACCCTAATATTGGCCGCCAACAGTGCAAGCTGTATGCTGACGCCATTGAGCGCAAGTGTAAGAGAAGACCTCTGATGTTTTGCACCAACGGCTTTGAAACCTACTTTTGGGATGACCAGAGCTATCCGCAACGCTTGGTCAGCGGTTTATTCTCTAAAAGCGACTTGGAAAAGCTTATCAACCGCCGGGACGAACGCCGGGAGCTTAGCAGCATTGTCATTGACGACCGCATCACCGACCGCTATTACCAGAAAGAAGCAATCCGTGCGGTTTGCGATAATATTGCCACGGGACACCGAAAAAGCCTTTTGGTAATGGCAACCGGCACAGGAAAAACCAGAACGGCATCCAGCCTCACCGATGTGCTTTCTCGTGGCGGGTATATCACAAATATTCTTTTTTTGGCAGACCGTACAGCGCTGGTGAAGCAGGCAAAGAACGATTTCAAGAACTATTTGCCTGATATGTCACTTTGTAATTTGCTGTCAAACAAAGATGATAAAAACGCAAGGATTGTGTTTTCCACCTATCCCACCATTTTAAATGCCATTGACACCGCCAAAACCGAAGATGATCAGCGGCTTTTTACCCCTGCTCATTTTGACTTAATCATCGTGGATGAAGCGCACCGCAGTATATTCAAAAAGTATCGTGCGATTTTCGCCTATTTTGATTCTCTTGTGGTGGGGCTGACAGCCACACCGAAAACCGATGTAGACCGCAACACCTACGATTTTTTTGAGATGGAAGCAGGTGTGCCAACCTACGCTTACGACTATGAAACCGCCGTGCAGACTGACCATGTACTGGTTCCTTTTTATAACATTGAGGTCACCACCAAGTTTTTGGAGGAAGGTATTGTATACGAAGAGCTGTCTGATGAGGACAAGCGGCGGTATGAGGAGGATTTTGCCGAAGATGACGGTGGATTGCCTGACTTTATTCCCTCACCAAAGCTCAATGAATTTGTATTTAATGAGCACACGGTTGATATGGTACTGCAAGACCTTATGACTAAAGGCATCAAAGTGGAGGGCGGCGACCGCATTGGCAAGACTATTATTTTTGCCCAGAACAAGAAGCATGCTCAGTTTATCCTTGACCGCTTTGATGTGCTCTACCCTCAGTACAAGGGGGATTTTGCCCGCCGCATTGTTTGTGAGGATACCTTTGCACAAACGCTGATTGATGATTTTAAGCAGCCCCATAAGCCGCCGCAGATTGCTGTTTCGGTGGATATGATGGACACCGGTATTGATGTGCCGGAGGTGGTCAATCTGGTGTTTTTCAAAAAGGTGCGATCAAAGACGAAGTTTTGGCAGATGATTGGACGAGGCACCAGACTGTGTAAAAGCCTTTCTTGCATGGACTCAATAGATGGTGCTTATAGTGATAAGCGGCGCTTTTATATTTTTGATTATTGCCAGAATTTCGAGTTTTTCCGTACCAACGCCAATGGCATAGAGGGCAGGGAAAACCAGACCCTTTCGGAAGCAATTTTTGCAAAACAAGTACGGCTGATTGCCCTTCTGCAAGAAGCGAGTTTCGGGGATGAGAAGCATGGTGCTTTGCGAAAAGAACTGGCGCAAATTCTCTGTAATCAGGTGGCTACACTCAATACGGAACTGGTATCTGTTCGCTTGCAGTTGGGAACAGTGGAGAAATTTAAAGTTTTAGCTGTATTTGAGAAAATCAGCGAACAAGACAAGCATGACTTGATTCACCGCCTAGCGCCGCTTGTCTATAACGAGGAACAGGACGAGTATGCAAAGCGTTTTGACAATTTTATGTATGGGCTGATGTTGGCAGCATGTGAATCGGCATCTATGTTTAAAAAGCTAAAGGCTCAGCTTTGCAATTTAGCCAATGACCTTGCGGGGCGTACTGCCATCCCGCAGGTGAAGGCTAAACTTCCATTGATTACCACGATATCCACAGATGAGTTTTGGACAAACTGTGACCTGTTGAATTTAGAACAAGTGCGCGCAGAACTTCGTGGGCTTATCAAATTTACTATTGATGAGGGCAGCGGGCAACGAACGGTTTATACTGATCTGACAGATGTGGTGCTTGCTGCAAAGGAAGGCGAAAGCATCGGGGAAGCTTATACCTTTGAAGATTACCGCCTTAAGGTCAATCGTTATATTGAACAGCACAAAGATGCTACCGCTATCTGGAAACTACGTAATAATGTAAAGCTGACAGAGCTTGACTATCAAACACTGTCTGATATTCTAACCAAAGAACTTGGCAACAAAGACGACTACAAAAAAGAGTTTGGTGACACGCCTTTTGGACTGCTCATCCGCAAGATTGCAAAGCTGGAGTATGAAGCCGCTATGCAGGTATTTTCTGGGTTTATCAATGAGCAAGGACTGAATCAGCAGCAAATTGTATTTGTTCATAAAGTGGTGGACTATGTGGTGCAAAATGGGTATATTGAAAATGCCACAGAGTTGATGAAACCGCCTTTCGATAAGCCACAGAGTTTTATCAAGCTTTTTGCTCCGCCTGAGCAAGCGAAGCTGGTAGCTCTGGTTAACCTTATAAAAGAGAATGCTCTTATTGCTTAG
- a CDS encoding helix-turn-helix domain-containing protein, translating to MKNRSFMTVEEVAEEMGVSKSYAYKVVKQLNEELQQMGYLTVAGRVNINYFRKRICYSEA from the coding sequence GTGAAGAACAGAAGTTTTATGACAGTAGAAGAAGTTGCAGAGGAAATGGGAGTTTCAAAGTCTTATGCTTATAAGGTCGTCAAACAGCTGAATGAAGAATTACAGCAGATGGGTTATCTTACAGTAGCAGGCAGAGTGAATATTAATTATTTCCGCAAAAGAATATGCTACAGCGAAGCGTAA
- a CDS encoding helix-turn-helix domain-containing protein, which translates to MAIGQRIKYFRNRIGMTQKQLGEQLGFKGKTSDVRMAQYESEARVPKIDLVKQMSQIFDVNTHALTVPDIDTHIGLMHTLFALEDMYGLKVKNVDGQPHFCLDSSISTPGSSVDEMLHAWMEQADKLENGEISKEEYDEWRYRYPELDTYQKRAKVPSQELSDYLVKELTKKEK; encoded by the coding sequence ATGGCAATCGGACAACGTATCAAATATTTTCGTAACCGTATCGGCATGACACAAAAGCAACTCGGAGAACAACTAGGATTCAAGGGAAAAACCTCAGATGTCCGCATGGCTCAGTATGAATCTGAAGCCAGAGTTCCTAAGATTGATCTTGTAAAACAAATGTCTCAGATCTTTGATGTCAATACTCATGCTTTAACAGTGCCAGATATTGATACTCATATAGGTCTGATGCACACACTATTTGCACTGGAAGATATGTATGGTCTGAAGGTAAAAAATGTAGATGGACAGCCTCATTTCTGCCTTGACTCTTCCATATCTACTCCTGGCTCATCTGTCGATGAAATGCTTCATGCATGGATGGAACAGGCTGACAAATTGGAAAACGGTGAAATCAGCAAGGAAGAATATGATGAATGGAGATATAGGTACCCTGAGCTGGATACTTACCAGAAACGTGCCAAGGTACCATCTCAGGAACTGAGTGATTACCTCGTAAAAGAATTGACTAAAAAAGAAAAATAA
- a CDS encoding DUF262 domain-containing protein, translated as MKISKDAFFEDEAYAEGEDIVEYDITTSPRDLTPANIVDMIDSGIIEIPMFQRNFVWDIKKASRLVESLILGLPVPELFFYSDGDENTTYKIIDGQQRLLSIYFFVKGRFPKNSDSRLVVRDSIKSSELDGLLANNNIFKDFVLDLNEKDDKNKSRYHGSKFLTLDKDSQIKFRLRRYLRTVVVRQNKPDDNSSSMFEIFNRLNTGGTPLNHQEIRASLYYCEFYKMITELNDEDCWRKLFGKASQDLRSNDIELILRSLALLQDGDEYSPKMVSFLNNFSRKSKNFKDEHIIYLRNIFLSFIEACSELGDKAFFRNNRFSKTLFESVFVAVCKKSFHNNSLVRGKIEKASFEELKNDEEFVGYLLSGSSSKESILSRIKRAEKIIVMNEEKGDE; from the coding sequence ATGAAAATTAGTAAGGATGCATTTTTTGAAGATGAAGCCTATGCTGAAGGGGAGGATATAGTGGAATACGACATTACAACAAGTCCTCGTGATTTAACGCCAGCTAATATAGTGGACATGATTGACTCGGGAATTATTGAAATACCGATGTTCCAACGCAATTTTGTTTGGGATATAAAAAAAGCTTCTAGGCTAGTTGAGTCTCTTATTCTCGGATTACCAGTACCTGAATTGTTTTTCTATTCAGATGGTGATGAGAATACAACATATAAAATCATTGATGGGCAGCAAAGGCTATTATCAATATACTTTTTTGTAAAGGGGAGATTTCCTAAAAATTCAGATTCCCGACTAGTGGTTCGCGATAGTATAAAAAGTAGTGAGTTAGATGGTCTATTAGCTAATAATAATATATTTAAAGACTTCGTTTTGGATTTAAATGAAAAGGATGACAAGAATAAAAGCAGATATCATGGTAGTAAGTTTTTAACACTCGATAAAGATTCACAGATCAAGTTTCGTTTACGCAGATATCTTCGTACAGTTGTTGTGCGACAAAATAAACCGGACGACAATAGTTCTTCAATGTTTGAGATTTTTAATCGACTTAATACTGGTGGAACACCATTGAACCATCAAGAAATAAGGGCATCTTTGTATTATTGTGAATTTTACAAAATGATTACGGAATTAAACGATGAGGATTGCTGGAGAAAACTGTTTGGAAAAGCATCACAAGACTTACGAAGTAATGATATTGAATTGATTTTGAGATCGCTTGCTCTTTTGCAAGATGGGGATGAATACTCTCCCAAAATGGTTTCTTTTCTTAATAATTTTTCGAGAAAGAGTAAGAATTTTAAAGATGAGCATATAATTTATTTGCGTAATATCTTTCTTTCTTTTATTGAAGCTTGTTCGGAATTAGGAGACAAGGCTTTTTTCAGAAACAACAGATTTTCAAAAACATTATTTGAGTCGGTTTTTGTTGCGGTCTGTAAAAAAAGTTTTCATAACAACTCATTGGTAAGGGGGAAAATAGAGAAAGCTAGTTTTGAAGAATTGAAGAATGATGAAGAGTTTGTTGGATATCTGCTATCCGGTTCGTCATCAAAGGAAAGTATTTTGAGTCGTATTAAACGAGCAGAGAAGATAATTGTGATGAATGAGGAGAAGGGCGATGAGTAA